The stretch of DNA GCTGAACTAGAGGGATTTGTTAACGAAACAACAGCAAGTTATTATCCTTACGCAAAATTACTGTTTGAACACCGGAAAGAGCGGAATGAAAGTAGTAAACAATTAGTTTTCCCATTTGAATCGTATCGTGCTGGCCAGAGGAAACTTGCTGCTGGTGTTTATAAGACGATATCAGAGGAGAAGAGTTTGTTTGTAAAAGCACCGACTGGGATTGGGAAGACGATATCTACGCTTTTCCCGGCTGTTAAAGCACTTGGTGAAGGACACCTGAACCGGATATTTTACCTAACCGCTAAAACGATTACCCGGACGACTGCGGAAGAGGCTTTCGGACGAATGCGATCCTGCGGTCTTTGTGTTAAATCCGTTACGATTACTGCCAAGGACAAGGTTTGTTTTAAGGATGAAACAAAATGCCAGAAGGATTATTGTGAGTTTGCCGATGGATATTATGATCGGATAAATGGAGCCATCTTAGATATTGTAGCCAATGAAAGTGCCATGAATCGGGAGGTAATCGAAAATTATGCTCGGAAACATACGGTTTGTCCTTTTGAATTCTCGATAGACCTTGCTTATGTAGCTGATGCGATTGTTTGTGATTATAATTATATTTTTGACCCGCGTGTTTCCTTAAAACGGCTGTTTGAAGAGCAAAAAAAGTCCACACTTTTACTAGTTGATGAAGCACATAACCTTGTTGATCGCGGAAGAGAAATGTTTTCTGCTTCGCTAAACAAAGAATTATTTCTTCAACTGAAAAAAGAGTTTAAAGACGTAAATAAGGTAATATATGATCGTGCTGCAACCATAAACGCTTGGTTTATTTCCTTGAAAAAAAATAGTGGCAAGTTGAATGAATTTACTTTGGAGCAGTTAGACGAAGAGTTAGTTTTGTTATTAACCCAATTTAAAGAAGAAGCCGAAACACTTTTACTAAATGAAACGTCTCCTACCCTTTTGGAACTGTACTTCAAGGTGAATGCCTTCTTGAAAATAGTTGAATTACTGGATGAGCACTATGTTATTTATGGGGAGAAAATGAAGAACGATGTAATCCTGAAGTTGTTTTGTATCGATCCATCAAAACTGCTTCAGAAAATGGGAAAAGCCTTTCGCTCGAAAGTATTTTTTTCAGCAA from Neobacillus sp. CF12 encodes:
- a CDS encoding ATP-dependent DNA helicase; this encodes MSNTIQIAVRTLVEHVYSSGSIDSRFRSQSTMLDGTRIHQKIQHTYQETDQKEVYLRAEVPVKDLIFTIDGRCDGLLFRDGEVIIDEIKSTSQLLANLGEEGLPVHWAQAKMYAYIYAKDQHLQEIYVQLTYVQVESDEKRYLKKCFSFAELEGFVNETTASYYPYAKLLFEHRKERNESSKQLVFPFESYRAGQRKLAAGVYKTISEEKSLFVKAPTGIGKTISTLFPAVKALGEGHLNRIFYLTAKTITRTTAEEAFGRMRSCGLCVKSVTITAKDKVCFKDETKCQKDYCEFADGYYDRINGAILDIVANESAMNREVIENYARKHTVCPFEFSIDLAYVADAIVCDYNYIFDPRVSLKRLFEEQKKSTLLLVDEAHNLVDRGREMFSASLNKELFLQLKKEFKDVNKVIYDRAATINAWFISLKKNSGKLNEFTLEQLDEELVLLLTQFKEEAETLLLNETSPTLLELYFKVNAFLKIVELLDEHYVIYGEKMKNDVILKLFCIDPSKLLQKMGKAFRSKVFFSATLSPLPYYQDILGGQVDDYLLSIASPFNEEQTDIFIKPLSTRYRDRERTKEKLVSVIHSLVHNRPGNYLIFFPSYQYLLAVYDQFTHDFPDMHTLLQGAGMSEEEREAFLEEFKPNQTGTLIGFAVLGGVFSEGVDLKGDRLNGVVVVGVGLPQLCYERNLIKDHFNNKEKNGYDYAYVFPGMNKVLQAGGRLIRSEEDHGTIVLVDDRFLQRHYQDLLPQEWRSFTVI